CTCGTAAGTTGGTTGAAATGGTTCTTTATACATGCCTTCACCTTCTCTTAATTTTCTCTTTATTCTAACTAATTGAAATATATCATCGAAATTGATATAACGTCAATGATATTATGTCAGTTGACTTTTTACATTTAGCTCCACTACAATAAAGTTATATTTTCAGATATTTCAGTGTAAAGAGGTGGTATTTTGAAAAACTCTACTCTTTCATCCAGGAAACATCGCTCCATAGAAACAAGAAAAAAACTATTAAACTCTGGGTATACTGTTTTTCTAGAATACGGATTTCAGAAAACAACCATCACACAAATTATTAAACATGCAGAAACAGGATACGGTACCGCATATGTATATTTTAAAAACAAAGATGACCTCCTCATTGTATTGATGGAAGATGTGATGAATCGTTTTTATGATATTGCTGAACGTTCGTTTACACCTAACACAAAGACCGAAGCTCAACATATGATTCAAAGTCAAGTACGTGCCTTCTTGCAATTAGCTGAAGAAGAACGGGCTATTTTACAAGTTGTTGAAGAAGCGATAGGATTATCAAAGGAAATACGTCAAAAATGGAATGAGATTCGAGAACGTTTTGTAACACGCATTACGCAAGATATTACTCATTCTCAAGAAAGCGGATTGGCACAATCTGAATTAAATAAGGAGATTGTAGCACGTGGTTGGTTTGCAATGAATGAAATGTTTCTTTGGACAATTGTGCAAAATGATAAAGAAATAGATGTAGAAGAAATTGTGTATACATTAACGGAAATGTATACGACGGGATTATATAAATAGCACACTTCATATAAATAAAGTGTGCTATTTTATCGTCTACAAAAATATTCTATCAAGATACGGTAATGCTAATGATGGTCTTTCGGAGAAGGGAAAATATTGTAGTTTTAAAGAAAATTCAAGTTTCCGGCTATATTAACGGTGTTCCAACTTCTATTAATAACAATACTTTAAAACAATATTTCCATGGCAAGAAAACAGAAGTTACTCTAAATTCTTCTGAACTTACTTATTGGATCACAGAAAAATTTTGTATTGATAAAGAAATATATGAGAAAGCTTTAAAAATATTTAATAAAAAAT
The DNA window shown above is from Bacillus clarus and carries:
- a CDS encoding TetR/AcrR family transcriptional regulator, which produces MKNSTLSSRKHRSIETRKKLLNSGYTVFLEYGFQKTTITQIIKHAETGYGTAYVYFKNKDDLLIVLMEDVMNRFYDIAERSFTPNTKTEAQHMIQSQVRAFLQLAEEERAILQVVEEAIGLSKEIRQKWNEIRERFVTRITQDITHSQESGLAQSELNKEIVARGWFAMNEMFLWTIVQNDKEIDVEEIVYTLTEMYTTGLYK